The Arachis hypogaea cultivar Tifrunner chromosome 16, arahy.Tifrunner.gnm2.J5K5, whole genome shotgun sequence genome contains a region encoding:
- the LOC140180275 gene encoding uncharacterized protein produces MNFSAWNVRGLWGDGKLRMVKDLKKKYSLNMLGLIETKRQVVTNFDVARIWGRDDLGWEYVSSDGASGGLLLIWDESVFKMNEKCHVWEELSYIAGLCQVPCCFMGDFNEIVHVEERKGATTVPRSGKEFRNWIQDMQLVDLALTDCDFTWFRGRSCSHIDRALVNVEWLEVFPETWLRGGQGNCQIIAP; encoded by the exons atgaattttaGTGCATGGAATGTTAGGGGTTTATGGGGTGACgggaagttgagaatggtgaaggacttaaagaaaaaatatagtttaaatatGTTAGGCCTGATTGAGACTAAAAGACAGGTTGTGACGAATTTTGATGTTGCCAGAATATGGGGGAGAGATGATTTAGGCTGGGAGTATGTAAGCTCTGATGGTGCATCTGGTGGGCTGCTGTTAATATGGGATGAATCAGTGTTTAAAATGA ATGAGAAGTGTCATGTTTGGGAGGAGCTAAGCTATATAGCTGGGTTATGTCAGGTCCCTTGTTGTTTTATGGGAGATTTTAATGAGATAGTACATGTGGAGGAAAGAAAAGGTGCAACTACTGTACCTCGATCAGGGAAAGAATTCAGGAATTGGATACAAGATATGCAATTAGTAGATTTGGCACTCACTGATTGCGATTTTACATGGTTTCGAGGTCGCTCTTGCAGTCATATAGATAGAGCTCTGGTTAATGTGGAGTGGCTAGAAGTGTTTCCAGAAACTTGGTTACGAGGGGGCCAAGGGAATTGTCAGATCATTGCCCCATAA
- the LOC112757662 gene encoding inositol transporter 1-like yields the protein MVTDMCVSIKAGSSDYLEKHPERRISFSQNFYIIGVTFAAGIGGLLFGYDTGVISGALLYIKDDFEVVKNSSFLQELIVAMALIGAIFGAAIGGYINDSLGRKAATIVADICFAVGSLLIAVAPNPTLIIVGRFFVGLGVGFASVTAPMYIAEVSPSEIRGGLVSVNCLMITTGQFLSFVINYGLTRVPGTWRWMLGIAGTPAVIQLVLMVFLPESPRWLYLKNRKEEATNVLSRIYPSPRLEDEIDILEAHMEQEQKDKVKVKYSDVFKLKEIRVAFICGAGLQAFQQLTGISVIMYYSPTIIQLAGFKSNESALFLSLIVSVINAGGTIIGIYLIDIVGRKKLTLSSLIGVVGSLILLSASCYVRGHGNPSLVYGWLAVAGLALYIIFFAPGMGPVPWAVNTEIYPEEFRGICGGMSATINWVGSVIMSISFLSFVDAIGLGESFMILLAVACVAIVFVIFYMPETKGLTFEEVSNIWKEKAYGKDKNIESMVEQAST from the exons ATGGTGACTGATATGTGCGTGTCGATTAAAGCAGGAAGCTCTGATTATTTGGAGAAACATCCAGAGCGCAGAATATCATTTTCCCAAAATTTTTACATTATTGGAGTTACTTTTGCGGCTGGTATTGGTGGCCTTCTATTTGGTTATGATACTG GTGTGATATCTGGCGCTCTCTTGTACATAAAAGATGATTTTGAAGTTGTAAAGAACAGTAGTTTTCTTCAG GAACTAATAGTTGCCATGGCCTTAATTGGTGCAATTTTCGGCGCCGCCATTGGTGGTTACATTAATGATTCTTTAGGGCGTAAGGCTGCCACTATTGTGGCAGATATTTGTTTCGCAGTAGGATCACTCTTGATCGCCGTCGCACCAAATCCCACTCTTATCATAGTTGGCCGGTTTTTTGTTGGCCTAGGTGTAGGTTTCGCCTCTGTTACTGCTCCTATGTATATTGCAGAAGTATCACCGTCTGAAATAAGAGGTGGATTAGTTAGTGTCAATTGTCTTATGATCACAACTGGCCAATTTCTTTCCTTTGTCATCAATTATGGTTTGACTAGA GTTCCTGGAACATGGCGTTGGATGCTTGGAATTGCAGGTACACCAGCTGTTATTCAGTTGGTTCTTATGGTCTTTCTTCCTGAGTCCCCCAGATGGCTATATTTGAAG AATAGGAAGGAGGAGGCCACCAATGTTCTTTCTAGGATATACCCATCTCCTCGGTTGGAGGACGAAATAGATATTCTTGAAGCTCACATGGAGCAAGAACAAAAGGataaggtcaaagttaaatacaGTGATGTATTTAAGTTGAAAGAAATCAGAGTTGCGTTCATATGTGGCGCTGGACTTCAAGCATTCCAACAACTTACCGGTATTAGTGTTATAATGTACTATAGCCCAACAATCATTCAATTGGCTGGCTTCAAATCAAACGAATCGGCTTTGTTCTTATCCCTCATTGTTTCTGTAATTAATGCCGGTGGCACAATTATTGGCATTTACCTTATTGACATTGTAGGGCGAAAGAAGCTTACACTTAGTAGCTTAATAGGTGTGGTTGGATCGTTAATCCTACTCTCTGCTTCATGTTATGTTAGAGGGCATGGCAACCCGAGTTTAGTTTATGGATGGCTTGCTGTTGCGGGTTTGGCTTtgtatattatattctttgcACCTGGAATGGGTCCTGTTCCTTGGGCTGTAAACACAGAGATATACCCTGAAGAGTTTAGAGGAATATGTGGTGGCATGTCTGCAACAATTAATTGGGTTGGTAGTGTCATCATGTCTATTAGCTTCCTTTCTTTTGTGGATGCTATTGGGCTCGGCGAGAGTTTTATGATTCTTTTGGCTGTTGCTTGTGTTGCAAtagtttttgtgattttctatATGCCAGAGACAAAAGGATTGACTTTTGAAGAAGTTTCAAATATTTGGAAGGAGAAAGCCTATGGAAAAGATAAAAACATAGAGAGCATGGTTGAGCAAGCAAGTACATGA
- the LOC140180274 gene encoding uncharacterized protein, which yields MPKAVAEKLISLQRRFMWSKEDDRNGMALVRWEMVQAPKKLGSLGVGDAMIQKSTLLFKWWWWFAKEECPLWKKIVCSCNNLNSNELLSTQPLPTRGGPWKDICQLHIMNERIRDKMVTSLSMEIGDGQRTKFWEGVWLLCGSLKDRFPRLFSVSNQCGSVIGDCVECLDIRIWLSMVLSGFDERALSQLERGIEE from the exons ATGCCGAAAGCTGTTGCTGAGAAGTTAATTTCACTACAGAGAAGATTCATGTGGAGTAAGGAAGATGATAGGAATGGTATGGCATTAGTTAGATGGGAAATGGTACAGGCTCCAAAGAAACTAGGTAGCTTGGGAGTTGGTGATGCAATGATTCAGAAATCAACAttgttgtttaagtggtggtggtggtttgcAAAGGAAGAGTGCCCGTTGTGGAAGAAAATTGTATGTTCATGTAATAATCTGAATTCCAATGAGCTACTGTCAACTCAACCACTACCTACAAGAGGAGGCCCATGGAAGGATATATGCCAGTTGCACATCATGAATGAACGTATAAGGGATAAGATGGTTACAAGTTTGTCCATGGAGATTGGTGATGGGCAACGGACTAAGTTTTGGGAGGGTGTATGGCTACTATGTGGATCTCTGAAAGACCGGTTCCCGAGgcttttctctgtttcaaaccaatgTGGATCCGTTattggggatt GTGTGGAGTGCTTGGATATCAGGATTTGGTTGTCAATGGTCTTATCTGGGTTCGATGAAAGAGCACTTTCTCAGTTGGAGAGAGGAATCGAGGAGTAA